One segment of Amycolatopsis alba DSM 44262 DNA contains the following:
- the ald gene encoding alanine dehydrogenase: MRIAVPREIKRHEYRVALTPAGVHELTGRGHDVFVETGAGVGSSITDNEYVAAGAKILATAEETWSQGELVLKVKEPIAEEYPRLRADQVLFTYLHIAADRPLTDALLAAGTTAIAYETVQTPNRALPLLAPMSEVAGRLAPQVGAYSLMKPSGGRGVLPGGIPGVHPARVVVIGGGVAGLNAARVALGLGSDVEILDTNVDRLRQIDNDFGGRIRTVTSNALSVEQSVLEADMVIGAVLVPGAKAPKLVSNDLVSRMRPGSVLVDIAIDQGGCFADSRPTTHDEPTYQVHESVFYCVANMPGAVPRTSTYGLTNVTLPYAVKLADLGWHKALQADASLAMGLNTHAGALTNAPVAAAHGLPATDLAAVLA; encoded by the coding sequence GTGCGTATCGCCGTCCCCCGTGAAATCAAGAGGCATGAATACCGGGTGGCACTCACCCCGGCGGGCGTGCACGAGCTGACCGGGCGCGGCCACGACGTCTTCGTCGAGACCGGCGCCGGCGTCGGCTCGTCCATCACCGACAACGAATACGTCGCCGCGGGCGCGAAGATCCTCGCGACCGCCGAGGAGACCTGGTCCCAGGGCGAGCTCGTGCTCAAGGTCAAGGAGCCGATCGCCGAGGAGTACCCGCGGCTGCGCGCCGACCAGGTGCTGTTCACCTACCTGCACATCGCCGCGGACCGGCCGCTGACCGACGCGCTGCTGGCCGCGGGCACCACCGCGATCGCCTACGAGACGGTGCAGACCCCGAACCGCGCGCTGCCGCTGCTCGCGCCGATGTCCGAGGTCGCCGGACGGCTGGCGCCGCAGGTGGGCGCGTACTCCCTGATGAAGCCGAGCGGTGGCCGCGGTGTGCTGCCGGGCGGCATCCCCGGTGTGCACCCGGCGCGCGTGGTCGTGATCGGCGGCGGTGTCGCCGGCCTCAACGCGGCGCGGGTCGCCCTCGGCCTCGGCTCGGACGTCGAGATCCTCGACACCAACGTCGACCGCCTCCGCCAGATCGACAACGACTTCGGCGGCCGCATCCGCACGGTGACCTCGAACGCGCTGTCGGTCGAGCAGTCCGTGCTGGAGGCCGACATGGTCATCGGCGCTGTGCTCGTGCCCGGCGCGAAGGCGCCGAAGCTGGTCTCGAACGACCTCGTTTCGCGGATGCGCCCCGGCAGTGTGCTGGTGGACATCGCGATCGACCAGGGCGGCTGCTTCGCCGACTCGCGGCCGACCACGCACGACGAGCCGACCTACCAGGTCCACGAGTCGGTGTTCTACTGCGTCGCGAACATGCCGGGCGCGGTGCCCCGGACGTCGACCTACGGGCTGACCAACGTGACGCTGCCGTACGCCGTCAAGCTGGCGGACCTCGGCTGGCACAAGGCGCTGCAGGCCGACGCTTCGCTGGCGATGGGCCTCAACACGCACGCCGGCGCGCTGACCAACGCCCCGGTCGCGGCCGCGCACGGCCTGCCCGCCACGGATCTGGCCGCCGTCCTGGCCTGA
- a CDS encoding zinc-binding dehydrogenase, with translation MRAVWLTEFGGPEVLVAGEAPDPVPAAGQALVEVTFANITFVETQFRAGGGGPFRAEPPLIPGNGVGGVISAVGEGVDPGLVGRRVVTSTGGSGAYAERVAVAADSVFEVPDGLALDAAVAILADGRTATALVTAARIRPGERVLVEAAAGGVGGLIVQLAKAAGAEVVGAAGGPAKVDHVRERGADLAVDYREPDWAAKAGEVDVVFDGVGGEIGTTSFGLLKPGGRMLIYGLSSGSWAEVSEEDAEARGVTVLRNLGGPAEMRAFTESALAEAAAGRLEPVIGQRFPLARAADAHAVMQSRGAIGKTVLEV, from the coding sequence ATGAGAGCCGTGTGGTTGACAGAGTTCGGCGGTCCCGAAGTGCTCGTCGCGGGCGAAGCCCCCGATCCGGTGCCTGCAGCGGGACAGGCCCTGGTCGAAGTGACGTTCGCCAACATCACGTTCGTCGAGACGCAGTTCCGCGCCGGCGGAGGCGGGCCGTTCCGTGCCGAACCGCCGCTGATCCCCGGCAACGGCGTCGGCGGCGTGATCAGCGCCGTCGGCGAAGGGGTCGATCCCGGTCTGGTCGGGAGGCGTGTCGTGACCTCGACAGGCGGCTCCGGGGCCTACGCGGAACGGGTCGCGGTCGCCGCCGATTCCGTTTTCGAGGTGCCGGACGGCCTGGCCCTCGACGCCGCGGTGGCGATCCTCGCCGACGGCCGCACGGCGACGGCGCTGGTGACCGCCGCGCGGATCCGGCCGGGGGAGCGCGTGCTGGTCGAGGCCGCGGCGGGCGGTGTCGGCGGCCTGATCGTCCAGCTCGCCAAGGCCGCGGGCGCGGAGGTCGTCGGCGCCGCGGGTGGCCCGGCGAAGGTGGACCACGTCCGGGAGCGCGGCGCCGATCTGGCTGTCGACTACCGCGAGCCGGACTGGGCGGCGAAGGCGGGCGAGGTCGACGTCGTGTTCGACGGGGTCGGCGGCGAGATCGGGACGACCTCGTTCGGACTGCTCAAACCGGGCGGCCGGATGCTGATCTACGGGTTGTCGAGTGGTTCGTGGGCGGAGGTGTCCGAAGAGGACGCCGAGGCCCGCGGGGTCACGGTGCTCCGGAACCTCGGCGGACCGGCCGAGATGCGGGCGTTCACCGAGTCCGCGCTCGCCGAAGCCGCCGCCGGGCGGCTGGAACCCGTGATCGGTCAACGGTTCCCGCTCGCACGGGCGGCGGACGCGCACGCGGTCATGCAGTCGCGCGGCGCGATCGGCAAAACGGTGCTCGAGGTCTGA
- a CDS encoding ABC transporter ATP-binding protein translates to MHDGSGRIAVQNLSKQFGAVNAVQNLSFTVEPGSVTGFLGPNGAGKTTTLRMLLGLVTPTNGTATINGRPHDQLGTPARVVGSVLENEGFHPGRTARNHLRVYSAAIGMPDQRVDEVLGLVGLSSAADRKAGGFSLGMRQRLALATALLGNPQVLVLDEPTNGLDPEGILWLRNFLRAYAREGRTVLVSSHLLNEVEQTIDQVVIISQGMTRYNGSLDQLRKSNQSRVLVQSADASGLVAALQEAGITQVSPMPDGRVAVSGATVQQIGDISAKASIAVYGMQEETADLERMFFQLTQGQYSAPQPGFQQGPPPGYQGPPPGYQGAPPGYQGPPPGYAPQNTPPPGFAPPQQYQQQGQPQQQQQQYQQAPPQQQAPQQGQNEGWGGQG, encoded by the coding sequence ATGCACGACGGCAGTGGCCGCATCGCGGTGCAGAATCTGAGCAAGCAGTTCGGCGCGGTCAACGCGGTCCAGAATCTGAGCTTCACGGTGGAGCCTGGTTCGGTGACCGGCTTCCTGGGGCCCAACGGGGCCGGGAAGACCACGACGCTCCGGATGCTGCTCGGGCTGGTGACACCCACGAACGGCACGGCGACCATCAACGGGCGCCCGCACGACCAGCTGGGGACTCCGGCGAGGGTCGTCGGTTCGGTGCTGGAGAACGAGGGTTTCCACCCTGGACGTACGGCGCGGAATCATCTTCGCGTGTATTCGGCGGCGATCGGGATGCCGGATCAGCGGGTGGACGAGGTACTGGGCCTGGTCGGCCTTTCGTCTGCGGCGGACCGCAAGGCGGGCGGGTTCTCGCTCGGTATGCGGCAGCGGCTGGCGCTGGCGACGGCGTTGCTGGGGAATCCGCAGGTGCTGGTGCTGGACGAGCCGACGAACGGTCTCGACCCCGAAGGCATCCTGTGGCTGAGGAACTTCCTGCGCGCGTACGCGCGTGAGGGGCGCACGGTGCTGGTCTCGAGCCACCTTCTGAACGAGGTGGAGCAGACGATCGACCAGGTCGTGATCATCAGCCAGGGCATGACTCGCTACAACGGTTCGCTGGACCAGTTGCGCAAGAGCAACCAGTCGCGGGTGCTGGTGCAGTCCGCGGACGCGAGCGGCCTCGTGGCCGCCTTGCAGGAGGCCGGCATCACGCAGGTCTCGCCGATGCCCGACGGCCGGGTCGCGGTCTCCGGTGCGACGGTGCAGCAGATCGGTGACATCTCCGCCAAGGCGAGCATCGCGGTCTACGGCATGCAGGAGGAGACCGCGGATCTCGAGCGGATGTTCTTCCAGCTGACGCAGGGCCAGTACTCCGCGCCGCAGCCCGGTTTCCAGCAGGGCCCGCCGCCGGGTTACCAGGGTCCGCCTCCGGGTTATCAGGGCGCGCCGCCCGGATACCAGGGTCCGCCTCCCGGTTACGCGCCGCAGAACACCCCGCCGCCCGGTTTCGCGCCGCCGCAGCAGTACCAGCAGCAGGGCCAGCCGCAGCAGCAACAGCAGCAGTACCAGCAGGCGCCGCCTCAGCAGCAGGCGCCGCAGCAGGGCCAGAACGAGGGCTGGGGAGGCCAGGGCTGA
- a CDS encoding ABC transporter permease subunit has product MGNLIKAEFRKTLTLKAWWALMIPAVVFAFAFALFWGMVTNDFSDFLGRSDTRELTEALGISTGELPVGLLALGHGINIGTMIPIIFGVFALAGEYTKKTITTTFLTAPNRVSALSAKMITYVAWGAIYGVIIVGAASIGTVITVDSERLPTAGQWLGVLGAGVLATILATLFGIGVGAVWRSVIGSIITLTIWMLVVENVLVFVSFGAWDITWLGGVLPNGTVNGIVGAIGAEAFGAAGVKVPGLQDETAWALQYAAGAPGAFSWWASALIFFGWTMVFFLAGWAVNQKKDIT; this is encoded by the coding sequence ATGGGCAACCTGATCAAGGCGGAGTTCCGCAAGACGCTCACGCTCAAGGCGTGGTGGGCGCTGATGATCCCCGCGGTGGTCTTCGCTTTCGCGTTCGCCCTGTTCTGGGGCATGGTCACCAACGACTTCAGCGACTTCCTCGGCCGCTCGGACACCCGTGAGCTGACCGAAGCGCTCGGCATCTCGACCGGCGAACTGCCCGTCGGACTGCTCGCCCTCGGGCACGGCATCAACATCGGCACGATGATCCCGATCATCTTCGGTGTCTTCGCGCTCGCCGGCGAGTACACGAAGAAGACGATCACGACGACGTTCCTCACCGCCCCGAACCGGGTTTCGGCGTTGAGCGCGAAGATGATCACCTACGTCGCCTGGGGCGCGATCTACGGTGTGATCATCGTGGGCGCGGCCAGCATCGGCACCGTGATCACGGTCGACAGCGAGCGTCTGCCGACGGCGGGCCAGTGGCTGGGCGTGCTCGGCGCGGGTGTGCTCGCGACGATCCTGGCGACCCTGTTCGGTATCGGGGTCGGCGCGGTCTGGCGCAGCGTGATCGGCAGCATCATCACACTGACCATCTGGATGCTCGTGGTCGAGAACGTCCTGGTGTTCGTGTCCTTCGGCGCCTGGGACATCACCTGGCTGGGCGGGGTCCTCCCGAACGGCACGGTCAACGGCATCGTGGGCGCCATCGGCGCGGAAGCCTTCGGCGCGGCCGGGGTGAAGGTGCCCGGCCTGCAGGACGAGACGGCGTGGGCGCTGCAGTACGCGGCCGGTGCCCCCGGCGCCTTCTCGTGGTGGGCCTCGGCGCTGATCTTCTTCGGCTGGACGATGGTCTTCTTCCTCGCCGGCTGGGCCGTGAACCAGAAGAAAGACATTACTTGA